A region of Pseudorca crassidens isolate mPseCra1 chromosome 8, mPseCra1.hap1, whole genome shotgun sequence DNA encodes the following proteins:
- the LRRC4 gene encoding leucine-rich repeat-containing protein 4: MKLLWQVTVHHTWNAVLLPVVYLTAQVWILCAAIAAAASAGPQNCPSVCSCSNQFSKVVCTRRGLSEVPQGIPSNTRYLNLMENNIQMIQADTFRHLHHLEVLQLGRNSIRQIEVGAFNGLASLNTLELFDNWLTVIPSGAFEYLSKLRELWLRNNPIESIPSYAFNRVPSLMRLDLGELKKLEYISEGAFEGLFNLKYLNLGMCNIKDMPNLTPLVGLEELEMSGNHFPEIRPGSFHGLSSLKKLWVMNSQVSLIERNAFDGLASLVELNLAHNNLSSLPHDLFTPLRYLVELHLHHNPWNCDCDILWLAWWLREYIPTNSTCCGRCHAPLHMRGRYLVEVDQASFQCSAPFIMDAPRDLNISEGRMAELKCRTPPMSSVKWLLPNGTVLSHASRHPRISVLNDGTLNFSHVLLSDTGVYTCMVTNVAGNSNASAYLNVSTAELNTSNYSFFTTVTVETTEISPEDTTRKYKPVPTTSTGYQPAYTTSTTVLIQTTRVPKQVAVTATDTNDKMQTSLDEVMKTTKIIIGCFVAVTLLAAAMLIVFYKLRKRHQQRSTVTAARTVEIIQVDEDIPAAASAAAAAAAPSGVSGEGAVVLPTIHDHINYNTYKPAHGAHWTENSLGNSLHPTVTTISEPYIIQTHTKDKVQETQI, from the coding sequence ATGAAGCTCTTGTGGCAGGTAACTGTGCACCACACCTGGAATGCCGTCCTGCTCCCCGTCGTCTACCTCACGGCGCAAGTGTGGATTCTGTGTGCAGCCATCGCTGCTGCCGCCTCCGCCGGGCCCCAGAACTGCCCGTCTGTCTGCTCGTGCAGTAACCAGTTCAGCAAGGTGGTGTGCACCCGCCGGGGCCTCTCCGAGGTCCCTCAGGGTATTCCTTCCAACACCCGGTACCTCAACCTCATGGAAAACAACATCCAGATGATCCAGGCTGACACCTTCCGCCACCTCCACCACCTGGAGGTCCTGCAGCTGGGCAGGAACTCCATCCGGCAGATCGAGGTGGGGGCCTTCAACGGCCTGGCCAGCCTCAACACCCTGGAGCTGTTTGACAACTGGCTGACAGTCATCCCGAGCGGGGCCTTCGAATACCTGTCCAAGCTGCGGGAGCTCTGGCTGCGCAACAACCCCATAGAAAGCATCCCCTCTTACGCCTTCAACCGGGTGCCCTCCCTCATGCGCCTGGACTTGGGGGAGCTCAAGAAGCTAGAGTACATCTCGGAGGGGGCTTTTGAGGGACTGTTCAACCTCAAGTACCTGAACTTGGGCATGTGCAACATTAAAGATATGCCCAACCTCACCCCCctggtggggctggaggagcTGGAGATGTCAGGAAACCACTTCCCTGAGATCAGGCCTGGCTCCTTCCATGGCCTGAGCTCCCTCAAGAAGCTGTGGGTCATGAACTCACAGGTCAGCTTGATCGAGCGGAATGCTTTTGATGGGCTGGCCTCCCTGGTGGAACTCAACTTGGCCCACAATAACCTCTCTTCTTTGCCCCATGACCTCTTCACCCCACTGAGGTACCTGGTGGAGTTGCACCTACACCACAATCCTTGGAACTGTGATTGTGACATTCTGTGGCTAGCCTGGTGGCTTCGAGAGTACATACCCACCAATTCCACCTGCTGTGGCCGCTGTCATGCTCCCTTGCACATGCGAGGCCGCTACCTGGTGGAGGTGGACCAGGCCTCCTTCCAGTGCTCTGCCCCCTTCATCATGGATGCACCTCGGGACCTCAATATCTCTGAGGGTCGGATGGCAGAACTTAAGTGTCGGACTCCCCCCATGTCCTCCGTGAAGTGGCTGCTGCCCAATGGGACAGTGCTCAGCCACGCCTCCCGCCACCCACGGATCTCTGTCCTCAACGACGGCACCTTGAACTTTTCCCATGTGCTGCTCTCAGACACTGGGGTATACACATGCATGGTGACCAACGTGGCGGGCAACTCCAATGCCTCGGCCTACCTCAACGTGAGCACGGCCGAGCTCAACACCTCCAACTACAGCTTCTTCACGACTGTCACAGTGGAGACCACTGAGATCTCGCCTGAGGATACAACACGGAAGTACAAGCCCGTTCCTACTACGTCCACTGGTTACCAGCCGGCATATACCACCTCTACCACGGTGCTCATTCAGACCACCCGTGTGCCCAAGCAGGTGGCGGTAACCGCGACGGACACCAATGATAAGATGCAGACCAGCCTGGATGAAGTCATGAAGACCACCAAGATCATCATTGGCTGCTTCGTGGCAGTGACTCTGCTAGCTGCTGCCATGTTGATTGTCTTCTATAAACTTCGCAAGCGGCACCAGCAGAGGAGTACAGTCACAGCTGCCCGGACTGttgagattatccaggtggatgAAGACATCCCAGCGGCGGcatctgcagcagcagcagcagcagctccatCCGGTGTATCAGGTGAGGGGGCAGTCGTGCTGCCCACAATTCATGACCATATTAACTACAACACCTACAAACCAGCACATGGGGCCCACTGGACAGAAAACAGTCTGGGGAACTCTCTGCACCCCACAGTCACTACTATCTCTGAACCTTATATCATTCAGACCCATACCAAGGACAAGGTACAGGAAACTCAAATATGA